Proteins encoded by one window of Streptacidiphilus sp. PB12-B1b:
- the pglX gene encoding BREX-1 system adenine-specific DNA-methyltransferase PglX, whose amino-acid sequence METAPLKSFATWARTALIREVTARIAVVLAPASSKRVEQPTAVETLEKAVTAAGGGDKGKAAVADKVAYTWFNRIIALRFMDANGYTGIGVVSPQAGVETGQPEILAEAKRGNFDTAVVGGKTCETVTALLNGTRQSDDAQGEAYALLLADYCHYWNRAMPFMFEHEGDFTELLIPANLLADDSVPSRAVKVLTKDVCQDVEVIGWLYQFYISERKDEVFAGFKKNKKAGADEIPAATQLFTPHWIVRYLVENSLGRLWMLNRPTSRLVDQMQYYIAPVDQETDFLKITGPEELKVVDPACGSGHMLTYAFDLLYAIYEEEGYAPAAIPALILTNNLYGVEIDPRAGALAAFALNMKARAKQRTFFNKKVESNVCVLDPIRFTPDEIDFLLTRGGDKHAEADFWNQFEHADTFGSLIQPDPELTARLKQHIAQLDDGGDILLANVLDWAERVVLQAEYLAPRYATVVANPPYMGSGNMNARLSEWTKRAFPKAKADLFACFIERAAELAVPLGRVAMITMQSWMFLSSFAAMRAALLKNHALESMAHLGTGAFDSIGGAVVSTTAFVFEVAASSGPGRRGAFVRLVDDSGERGKSTALLSVASGQDVARLHVSSSSTMLGLPGAPIAYAASPALVAAMSSGVPLGEMFQPRTGMNTGDNARFVRDWWEVSSSKSMLSAGSTTEAHATDRKWFPYNKGGAYRRWYGNQQSVIAFDAANYEILSNQGNHLPSRQYYFQPCVAWTKIATSSTSFRLFPQGFVFDGAGVSLFADTDEQRVAILGFLNSSVAERSLELLSPTLNFQSGDIARLPAPPEASYSEVAATVGELVDVAKSDWDSQELSWGFQWNPLLSTGSAEEVLLAERCGALLHEADGVVHRQAALEEQNNEIFARLFQLDGEVRPDVRLSSVSLWCNSAFLYESLEPDAQVRAAEQRAVIDLVSYATGCMFGRYSLDEPGVILADQGTTVQDYLVKVPNPTFAPDKDNVIPIVDGDWFEDDIVARFRTFLRVAFGKQHFEENLRFVTESLGVKDIREYFVRTGTRATSSRFYDDHVQRYKKRPIYWLFSSPKGSFNALIYMHRYTPSTVSTVLNEYLREFRAKLSSSLQQQDRLAASGGTPRQQAAAQKEADRLRKVLLELEEYEHDMLYPLASRQLAIDLDDGVKANYPRFGAALKRIPGLEATDE is encoded by the coding sequence ATGGAAACCGCACCGCTGAAGTCGTTCGCCACCTGGGCACGGACCGCGCTCATCCGCGAGGTGACCGCCCGGATCGCCGTTGTGCTGGCTCCTGCCTCGTCCAAGCGGGTGGAGCAGCCCACAGCCGTCGAAACCCTGGAGAAGGCCGTCACGGCGGCTGGTGGGGGAGACAAAGGCAAGGCCGCGGTCGCCGACAAGGTCGCCTACACCTGGTTTAACCGGATCATTGCTCTGCGCTTCATGGACGCCAACGGCTACACCGGCATCGGCGTCGTCTCCCCGCAGGCCGGCGTCGAGACCGGTCAGCCCGAGATCCTGGCAGAGGCCAAGCGCGGCAACTTCGACACCGCAGTGGTCGGAGGCAAGACTTGCGAGACAGTGACGGCACTTCTCAACGGCACCCGCCAGAGTGACGACGCCCAGGGCGAGGCCTACGCCCTGCTGCTCGCGGACTACTGCCACTACTGGAACCGCGCTATGCCGTTCATGTTCGAGCACGAGGGCGACTTCACCGAGCTGCTCATCCCCGCCAACCTCCTGGCCGACGACTCCGTGCCGAGCCGTGCGGTCAAGGTGCTCACCAAGGACGTCTGCCAGGACGTCGAGGTCATCGGCTGGCTGTACCAGTTCTACATCTCGGAGCGTAAGGACGAGGTCTTCGCCGGGTTCAAGAAGAACAAGAAGGCCGGTGCCGACGAGATCCCCGCAGCCACCCAGCTATTCACGCCGCACTGGATCGTCCGCTACCTCGTCGAGAACTCCCTCGGCCGGCTGTGGATGCTCAACCGCCCGACCTCGCGCCTGGTCGACCAGATGCAGTACTACATCGCCCCGGTCGACCAGGAGACCGACTTCCTTAAGATCACCGGCCCCGAGGAGCTCAAGGTCGTCGACCCGGCATGCGGATCGGGCCACATGCTGACCTACGCCTTCGACCTGCTGTACGCCATCTACGAGGAAGAGGGCTACGCCCCAGCCGCGATCCCCGCCCTGATCCTGACCAACAACCTCTACGGCGTGGAGATCGACCCGCGAGCTGGAGCACTCGCCGCCTTTGCTCTGAACATGAAGGCGCGCGCCAAGCAGCGCACGTTCTTCAACAAAAAGGTTGAGTCCAACGTCTGCGTTCTCGACCCGATCCGCTTCACACCGGACGAGATCGACTTCCTACTGACGCGCGGTGGCGACAAGCACGCCGAGGCGGACTTCTGGAACCAGTTCGAGCACGCCGACACGTTCGGATCGCTCATTCAGCCAGACCCAGAACTGACGGCTCGCCTCAAGCAGCACATCGCTCAGCTCGATGACGGCGGAGACATCCTCCTCGCTAACGTGCTCGACTGGGCGGAGCGAGTCGTACTCCAAGCCGAGTACCTCGCGCCGCGGTACGCCACTGTCGTTGCGAACCCGCCCTACATGGGTAGCGGCAACATGAATGCGCGCCTGTCCGAATGGACCAAGAGAGCCTTCCCGAAGGCGAAGGCAGACTTGTTCGCGTGCTTCATTGAGCGGGCGGCGGAGCTAGCAGTGCCGCTCGGCCGAGTGGCGATGATCACTATGCAATCGTGGATGTTCCTGTCATCGTTCGCTGCCATGCGAGCGGCGCTATTGAAGAACCATGCTCTTGAGTCAATGGCACACTTGGGTACAGGCGCCTTTGACAGTATCGGCGGCGCAGTTGTGTCGACCACCGCGTTCGTTTTCGAGGTGGCAGCGTCGTCAGGGCCAGGAAGGCGTGGAGCCTTTGTTCGGCTGGTTGACGATTCTGGGGAGAGGGGTAAGTCCACCGCTCTTCTGTCTGTGGCGAGTGGGCAGGATGTGGCGCGGCTACACGTATCGAGCAGCTCTACGATGCTCGGTCTGCCTGGAGCTCCGATCGCCTATGCAGCGAGTCCGGCGCTGGTCGCGGCGATGTCGAGTGGTGTACCACTTGGCGAGATGTTCCAGCCACGAACGGGCATGAACACGGGTGACAACGCAAGATTCGTGCGCGACTGGTGGGAAGTCTCAAGCTCCAAGTCGATGCTCAGTGCAGGCTCCACTACTGAAGCCCATGCCACTGACCGGAAGTGGTTCCCGTACAACAAGGGCGGGGCATATCGTCGGTGGTACGGAAATCAGCAGAGTGTCATCGCATTTGACGCCGCCAACTACGAGATTCTTAGCAATCAAGGCAATCACCTCCCTTCTCGCCAGTACTACTTCCAGCCGTGCGTCGCATGGACGAAGATCGCCACGAGTTCGACATCGTTCCGATTGTTCCCACAGGGGTTTGTGTTCGATGGAGCGGGGGTGTCACTGTTCGCGGACACCGACGAGCAGCGAGTTGCGATTCTGGGCTTTCTAAACTCGAGCGTCGCAGAACGTTCCCTAGAGCTCCTGTCGCCGACTCTCAATTTCCAATCCGGCGATATCGCTAGGCTCCCCGCGCCACCCGAGGCCAGCTACAGCGAGGTGGCCGCCACTGTGGGGGAGCTTGTCGATGTGGCGAAGAGCGACTGGGACAGCCAGGAACTCTCATGGGGATTCCAGTGGAACCCGTTGCTCTCCACCGGAAGCGCGGAGGAAGTGTTGCTGGCGGAGCGGTGTGGCGCACTCCTGCATGAGGCGGATGGTGTCGTCCATAGGCAGGCCGCATTGGAGGAGCAGAACAACGAGATCTTCGCTCGCCTGTTCCAGCTCGACGGCGAGGTGCGGCCGGACGTCCGGCTGTCGTCTGTGTCGCTCTGGTGTAACTCAGCCTTCTTGTACGAGAGCCTCGAACCGGATGCGCAGGTGCGCGCTGCGGAACAGCGAGCGGTCATCGACCTCGTCTCCTACGCCACTGGCTGCATGTTTGGTCGCTACAGCCTGGACGAGCCGGGGGTCATCCTGGCCGACCAAGGGACCACAGTGCAGGACTACCTGGTCAAGGTGCCGAACCCGACGTTCGCTCCGGACAAGGACAACGTCATCCCCATCGTTGATGGCGACTGGTTCGAGGACGACATCGTTGCTCGCTTCCGCACCTTCCTCCGCGTAGCCTTCGGGAAGCAGCACTTCGAGGAGAACCTGCGCTTTGTTACCGAGTCGCTCGGCGTCAAGGACATCCGCGAGTACTTCGTCAGGACAGGTACTCGGGCAACGTCGTCGAGGTTCTACGATGACCACGTCCAGCGGTACAAGAAGCGCCCGATCTACTGGCTTTTCTCCAGCCCCAAGGGATCGTTCAACGCCCTGATCTACATGCACCGCTACACGCCGTCCACGGTCTCGACGGTGCTGAACGAGTACCTGCGTGAATTCCGGGCCAAGCTCTCGTCGAGCCTGCAGCAGCAGGATCGTCTGGCCGCCAGCGGTGGGACGCCACGCCAGCAGGCGGCCGCCCAGAAGGAGGCCGACCGGCTGCGCAAGGTGCTGCTGGAGCTCGAGGAGTACGAGCACGACATGCTGTACCCGCTGGCGTCTCGTCAGCTGGCGATCGACCTGGACGATGGCGTGAAGGCCAACTACCCGAGGTTCGGAGCCGCCCTGAAGAGGATCCCTGGACTTGAGGCCACCGATGAGTGA